The following nucleotide sequence is from Zingiber officinale cultivar Zhangliang chromosome 10A, Zo_v1.1, whole genome shotgun sequence.
ATGTAATGGTTTAACATGCAGTTGAATTGACACAACCAAAATTAGGAACAAAAGGGGCAGAAAGGATGTTACTACGAGTCAGTTGGGACCTGGCTAAAGCTGGCTTTGGTAGCAGAAATCTCACACTGTGGAATATGGCTTCCAAGCTTGGACTCTTGTCACTGAAGCTCTCCACTACTGCTGTCAGCAGCAACAAAGTTGTAGATGTAGCTGCTCAAGAAGGTGAATTTAGGGTGTTCATAGTGGCTGGAGAGGTCTCTGGAGATTCTATTGCTTCTCGCCTAATGGTATCCCTCAAGAAGCTGTCTCCATTACCAGTCCGATTTGCTGGAGTTGGGGGGTCAGCTCATTTACTTCTCTTTAATTCTTCTTCAGCATTGATTATATGTATGTTTGAgagtgattatttttttttaaatttctatctCAGCACTTCATTCTAGTTCAACCATTATGTTGAATCTGATTTTGATTATCATGCTAGGTTCTTGATGTCTAAGGAAGGTTTACAAACCCTGTTTCCTATGGAAGAAATTTCAGTAATGGGCTTATGGGAATTGTTACCACATCTAAATACATTTAGGGTGAACTCTTCAGTTGTACTTTATATGTTGTATTTACTGAATGAAATATTTGATCAATGTTTTAAGGTTTATGTTTCAGAAGAAGTTGAAAGAAACCACAGAAGCTGCTCTTCTTTTTCGACCACATGTTGTAATTACTGTTGACTCAAAGGGATTTTCTTTCCGCTTACTAAAGCAGCTGAAAGGTGCATAATTCTGATAATATCTTTCAtataacttaatttaaaattgtcAAGTTGATAATGTTTTTTTAACAGCAAAATATTTGCTGGAAGACACGTGTCCTGTTCATGTTCACTATGTTGCACCATCCTTTTGGGCATGGAAAGGTGGTGAAGCTAGGCTTCAAAATTTATGTAAATTTGTGGACCATATGTTGTGCATTATTCCCTTTGAAGAAGAAATTTGCAGGTTGAATGGATTAGCTGCTACGTATGTTGGCCATCCATTGTTGGAAGATGCTCTAATGCTTAACTTGGTAAGGATTGTTTATTCaaatttttttcctaatttgCATAACTTTTACAATTTAGCACTTGCTATTCATATGTTGCCTCTGTGTGACCTAGAGGTCACAAGTTCGAGTCTCAAAAACATCCTCTAA
It contains:
- the LOC122026384 gene encoding probable lipid-A-disaccharide synthase, mitochondrial isoform X4: MLLRVSWDLAKAGFGSRNLTLWNMASKLGLLSLKLSTTAVSSNKVVDVAAQEGEFRVFIVAGEVSGDSIASRLMVSLKKLSPLPVRFAGVGGFLMSKEGLQTLFPMEEISVMGLWELLPHLNTFRKKLKETTEAALLFRPHVVITVDSKGFSFRLLKQLKAKYLLEDTCPVHVHYVAPSFWAWKGGEARLQNLCKFVDHMLCIIPFEEEICRLNGLAATYVGHPLLEDALMLNLESAFMSNNLKVHKSGDVFRREHGIPPGATVITLLPGSRLQEVKRILPIFLRTIEIIRNSFSELSVIILVAPNNHVKDLVDKIIKSSSLPAILVPGASLDQKYEAFSASTAALCASGSAVIELQLARLPCIVAYQTHILTELRSFSEIVHLGI
- the LOC122026384 gene encoding probable lipid-A-disaccharide synthase, mitochondrial isoform X6 encodes the protein MLLRVSWDLAKAGFGSRNLTLWNMASKLGLLSLKLSTTAVSSNKVVDVAAQEGEFRVFIVAGEVSGDSIASRLMVSLKKLSPLPVRFAGVGGFLMSKEGLQTLFPMEEISVMGLWELLPHLNTFRKKLKETTEAALLFRPHVVITVDSKGFSFRLLKQLKAKYLLEDTCPVHVHYVAPSFWAWKGGEARLQNLCKFVDHMLCIIPFEEEICRLNGLAATYVGHPLLEDALMLNLESAFMSNNLKVHKSGDVFRREHGIPPGATVITLLPGSRLQEVKRILPIFLRTIEIIRNSFSELSVIILVAPNNHVKDLVDKIIKSSSLPAILVPGASLDQKYEAFSDANTLFFHEGLNLTATVTES